In Camelus ferus isolate YT-003-E chromosome 5, BCGSAC_Cfer_1.0, whole genome shotgun sequence, one genomic interval encodes:
- the PJVK gene encoding pejvakin isoform X3, producing MFAAATKSFVKQVGDGGRLVPVPSLSEADKYQPLSLVVKKKRCFLFPRYKFTSTPFTLKDILLGDREISAGISSYQLLNYEDESDVSLYGRRGNHIVNDVGINVTGSDSIAVKASFGIVTKHEVEVSTLLKEITTRKINFDHSLIRQSRSSRKAVLCVVMESIRTTRQCSLSVHAGIRGEAMRFHFMDEQNPKGRDKAIVFPAHTTIAFSVFELFIYLDGAFDRRVMDAISRSQLYLDDLFSDYYDKPLSMSDISLKEGTHIRVNLLNHNIPKGPCILCGMGNFKRETVYGCFQCSVDGQKYVRLHAVPCFDIWHKRMK from the exons ATGTTTGCTGCTGCTACCAAGAGCTTTGTCAAGCAAGttggagatggaggaagattAGTTCCTGTTCCAAGCCTCAGTGAGGCTGATAAATACCAGCCTCTGAGTCTGGTGGTAAAAAAGAAGCGATGTTTCCTGTTTCCTAGATATAAATTTACTTCAACACCTTTTACGCTGAAAGATATTCTTTTAGGAGACAGAGAAATTTCTGCAG gtATTTCATCTTATCAGTTACTGAATTATGAAGATGAATCAGATGTTTCACTCTATGGAAGGCGAGGCAACCATATTGTGAACGACGTTGGAATTAACGTTACTGGATCAGATTCAATTGCAGTAAAAGCTTCATTTGGTATAGTAACCAAACATGAAGTGGAGGTATCAACGTTACTCAAGGAAATTACTACACG aaaaattaattttgaccACAGTTTGATACGTCAGTCAAGGAGCAGCAGAAAGGCAGTATTGTGTGTGGTCATGGAAAGCATTCGAACCACACGACAGTGCTCACTGTCTGTGCACGCTGGAATTCGTGGGGAAGCCATGCGG tttcattttatggatgaacaGAATCCCAAGGGAAGGGACAAAGCTATTGTTTTTCCAGCACACACAACCATAGCTTTCAGTGTTTTTGAACTCTTCATTTACTTGGATGGTGCCTTTG ATAGAAGAGTGATGGACGCCATTTCTCGTTCACAGCTTTACTTAGATGATCTTTTTTCTGACTACTATGACAAACCTCTCAGCATGAGTGATATTTCACTCAAAGAGGGGACTCATATCCGAGTTAATTTACTTAATCACAATATTCCAAAAGGACCTTGTATACTCTGTGGAATGGGGAACTTTAAAAGAGAGACCGTTTATGGATGCTTTCAGTGCTCTGTTGATGGGCAGAAGTATGTGAGACTTCATGCAGTTCCTTGTTTTGATATTTGGcacaagagaatgaaataa
- the PJVK gene encoding pejvakin isoform X4 → MESIRTTRQCSLSVHAGIRGEAMRFHFMDEQNPKGRDKAIVFPAHTTIAFSVFELFIYLDGAFDLCVTSVSKGGFEREETATFALLYRLRNILFERNRRVMDAISRSQLYLDDLFSDYYDKPLSMSDISLKEGTHIRVNLLNHNIPKGPCILCGMGNFKRETVYGCFQCSVDGQKYVRLHAVPCFDIWHKRMK, encoded by the exons ATGGAAAGCATTCGAACCACACGACAGTGCTCACTGTCTGTGCACGCTGGAATTCGTGGGGAAGCCATGCGG tttcattttatggatgaacaGAATCCCAAGGGAAGGGACAAAGCTATTGTTTTTCCAGCACACACAACCATAGCTTTCAGTGTTTTTGAACTCTTCATTTACTTGGATGGTGCCTTTG acCTTTGTGTCACTTCTGTGTCAAAAGGAGGATTTGAAAGGGAAGAAACAGCAACGTTTGCACTACTGTACAGATTGAGAAATATACTATTTGAAAGAA ATAGAAGAGTGATGGACGCCATTTCTCGTTCACAGCTTTACTTAGATGATCTTTTTTCTGACTACTATGACAAACCTCTCAGCATGAGTGATATTTCACTCAAAGAGGGGACTCATATCCGAGTTAATTTACTTAATCACAATATTCCAAAAGGACCTTGTATACTCTGTGGAATGGGGAACTTTAAAAGAGAGACCGTTTATGGATGCTTTCAGTGCTCTGTTGATGGGCAGAAGTATGTGAGACTTCATGCAGTTCCTTGTTTTGATATTTGGcacaagagaatgaaataa
- the PJVK gene encoding pejvakin isoform X1: MFAAATKSFVKQVGDGGRLVPVPSLSEADKYQPLSLVVKKKRCFLFPRYKFTSTPFTLKDILLGDREISAGISSYQLLNYEDESDVSLYGRRGNHIVNDVGINVTGSDSIAVKASFGIVTKHEVEVSTLLKEITTRKINFDHSLIRQSRSSRKAVLCVVMESIRTTRQCSLSVHAGIRGEAMRFHFMDEQNPKGRDKAIVFPAHTTIAFSVFELFIYLDGAFDLCVTSVSKGGFEREETATFALLYRLRNILFERNRRVMDAISRSQLYLDDLFSDYYDKPLSMSDISLKEGTHIRVNLLNHNIPKGPCILCGMGNFKRETVYGCFQCSVDGQKYVRLHAVPCFDIWHKRMK, from the exons ATGTTTGCTGCTGCTACCAAGAGCTTTGTCAAGCAAGttggagatggaggaagattAGTTCCTGTTCCAAGCCTCAGTGAGGCTGATAAATACCAGCCTCTGAGTCTGGTGGTAAAAAAGAAGCGATGTTTCCTGTTTCCTAGATATAAATTTACTTCAACACCTTTTACGCTGAAAGATATTCTTTTAGGAGACAGAGAAATTTCTGCAG gtATTTCATCTTATCAGTTACTGAATTATGAAGATGAATCAGATGTTTCACTCTATGGAAGGCGAGGCAACCATATTGTGAACGACGTTGGAATTAACGTTACTGGATCAGATTCAATTGCAGTAAAAGCTTCATTTGGTATAGTAACCAAACATGAAGTGGAGGTATCAACGTTACTCAAGGAAATTACTACACG aaaaattaattttgaccACAGTTTGATACGTCAGTCAAGGAGCAGCAGAAAGGCAGTATTGTGTGTGGTCATGGAAAGCATTCGAACCACACGACAGTGCTCACTGTCTGTGCACGCTGGAATTCGTGGGGAAGCCATGCGG tttcattttatggatgaacaGAATCCCAAGGGAAGGGACAAAGCTATTGTTTTTCCAGCACACACAACCATAGCTTTCAGTGTTTTTGAACTCTTCATTTACTTGGATGGTGCCTTTG acCTTTGTGTCACTTCTGTGTCAAAAGGAGGATTTGAAAGGGAAGAAACAGCAACGTTTGCACTACTGTACAGATTGAGAAATATACTATTTGAAAGAA ATAGAAGAGTGATGGACGCCATTTCTCGTTCACAGCTTTACTTAGATGATCTTTTTTCTGACTACTATGACAAACCTCTCAGCATGAGTGATATTTCACTCAAAGAGGGGACTCATATCCGAGTTAATTTACTTAATCACAATATTCCAAAAGGACCTTGTATACTCTGTGGAATGGGGAACTTTAAAAGAGAGACCGTTTATGGATGCTTTCAGTGCTCTGTTGATGGGCAGAAGTATGTGAGACTTCATGCAGTTCCTTGTTTTGATATTTGGcacaagagaatgaaataa
- the PJVK gene encoding pejvakin isoform X2, which translates to MFAAATKSFVKQVGDGGRLVPVPSLSEADKYQPLSLVVKKKRCFLFPRYKFTSTPFTLKDILLGDREISAGISSYQLLNYEDESDVSLYGRRGNHIVNDVGINVTGSDSIAVKASFGIVTKHEVEVSTLLKEITTRLIRQSRSSRKAVLCVVMESIRTTRQCSLSVHAGIRGEAMRFHFMDEQNPKGRDKAIVFPAHTTIAFSVFELFIYLDGAFDLCVTSVSKGGFEREETATFALLYRLRNILFERNRRVMDAISRSQLYLDDLFSDYYDKPLSMSDISLKEGTHIRVNLLNHNIPKGPCILCGMGNFKRETVYGCFQCSVDGQKYVRLHAVPCFDIWHKRMK; encoded by the exons ATGTTTGCTGCTGCTACCAAGAGCTTTGTCAAGCAAGttggagatggaggaagattAGTTCCTGTTCCAAGCCTCAGTGAGGCTGATAAATACCAGCCTCTGAGTCTGGTGGTAAAAAAGAAGCGATGTTTCCTGTTTCCTAGATATAAATTTACTTCAACACCTTTTACGCTGAAAGATATTCTTTTAGGAGACAGAGAAATTTCTGCAG gtATTTCATCTTATCAGTTACTGAATTATGAAGATGAATCAGATGTTTCACTCTATGGAAGGCGAGGCAACCATATTGTGAACGACGTTGGAATTAACGTTACTGGATCAGATTCAATTGCAGTAAAAGCTTCATTTGGTATAGTAACCAAACATGAAGTGGAGGTATCAACGTTACTCAAGGAAATTACTACACG TTTGATACGTCAGTCAAGGAGCAGCAGAAAGGCAGTATTGTGTGTGGTCATGGAAAGCATTCGAACCACACGACAGTGCTCACTGTCTGTGCACGCTGGAATTCGTGGGGAAGCCATGCGG tttcattttatggatgaacaGAATCCCAAGGGAAGGGACAAAGCTATTGTTTTTCCAGCACACACAACCATAGCTTTCAGTGTTTTTGAACTCTTCATTTACTTGGATGGTGCCTTTG acCTTTGTGTCACTTCTGTGTCAAAAGGAGGATTTGAAAGGGAAGAAACAGCAACGTTTGCACTACTGTACAGATTGAGAAATATACTATTTGAAAGAA ATAGAAGAGTGATGGACGCCATTTCTCGTTCACAGCTTTACTTAGATGATCTTTTTTCTGACTACTATGACAAACCTCTCAGCATGAGTGATATTTCACTCAAAGAGGGGACTCATATCCGAGTTAATTTACTTAATCACAATATTCCAAAAGGACCTTGTATACTCTGTGGAATGGGGAACTTTAAAAGAGAGACCGTTTATGGATGCTTTCAGTGCTCTGTTGATGGGCAGAAGTATGTGAGACTTCATGCAGTTCCTTGTTTTGATATTTGGcacaagagaatgaaataa